The following coding sequences lie in one Natrarchaeobius halalkaliphilus genomic window:
- the phoU gene encoding phosphate signaling complex protein PhoU, producing the protein MARQSYQDKLAELREDILYMSEVVLERLRMGLDALEQKDDDLANEVITGDGEINRMYLDLEQDCIDLLALQQPVASDLRFIAASFKIITDLERIGDLAVNLGEYTLEAERDLFPDVDVQAMGEMTLEMVSEAMSAYEREDVDACRRLAVDDDDVDNFAERASSIVVRDLIERELDSPDEVELILQDVSRLLLTIRDLERVGDHAVNIAARTLYMVENDDELIY; encoded by the coding sequence ATGGCTCGACAATCGTATCAGGACAAACTCGCGGAGCTACGCGAGGACATCCTCTACATGAGCGAAGTCGTCCTCGAGCGACTCCGCATGGGACTCGACGCTCTCGAGCAAAAGGACGACGATCTGGCCAACGAGGTCATCACCGGCGACGGCGAAATCAACCGGATGTACCTCGATCTGGAGCAGGACTGTATCGATCTACTCGCACTCCAGCAACCCGTCGCGAGCGATCTTCGGTTCATCGCCGCGTCGTTCAAGATCATCACCGATTTAGAGCGGATCGGTGATCTCGCGGTCAACCTCGGAGAGTACACGCTCGAAGCGGAGCGGGACCTCTTTCCGGACGTCGACGTTCAGGCGATGGGCGAGATGACACTCGAGATGGTGTCCGAGGCGATGAGTGCGTACGAACGCGAGGACGTCGACGCGTGCCGGAGGCTCGCAGTCGACGACGACGACGTCGACAACTTTGCAGAGCGAGCCAGCAGCATCGTCGTTCGCGACCTGATCGAGCGCGAACTCGACTCTCCCGACGAAGTCGAGTTGATCCTACAGGACGTGTCGCGGCTTCTGTTGACGATTCGGGATCTTGAGCGCGTCGGGGATCACGCGGTCAATATCGCCGCACGAACGCTGTACATGGTCGAAAACGACGACGAGCTGATCTACTGA
- a CDS encoding FAD-dependent oxidoreductase, with protein sequence MEGTPVTVESVADVGPDTIAIELETPEEFAAAPGQFVLLRAAPTGEEISRHYTLSSPSVTDSFEITVGIDPDGDLSPWLADLDGGETVHLEGPFGTITYERDEDVVAVAGGPGVGPAISIAEAAREASHAAVVIYQDDEPAHLDRLEALADDGASVLVLEEDADGDLADALEAHLEEGRLYAFGFDDFVTFVADVIDGAGGDADDALIENFG encoded by the coding sequence ATGGAGGGGACGCCAGTCACCGTCGAGTCAGTAGCGGACGTCGGCCCGGATACGATCGCAATCGAACTCGAGACGCCCGAGGAGTTCGCGGCCGCGCCCGGTCAGTTCGTGTTGCTCCGGGCCGCACCCACGGGTGAAGAGATCAGTCGACACTACACGCTGTCGTCGCCGTCGGTGACCGACAGCTTCGAGATCACGGTCGGAATCGACCCGGACGGCGATCTCTCGCCGTGGCTTGCCGACCTCGATGGTGGCGAGACGGTTCACCTCGAGGGTCCGTTCGGGACGATCACCTACGAACGCGACGAAGACGTCGTCGCCGTGGCGGGAGGACCGGGCGTTGGCCCCGCGATTTCGATCGCAGAAGCCGCTCGAGAGGCCAGCCACGCCGCCGTCGTCATTTATCAGGACGACGAGCCAGCACACCTCGACCGCCTCGAGGCGCTTGCAGACGATGGGGCGTCGGTACTCGTTCTCGAAGAAGACGCGGACGGGGATCTAGCGGATGCACTCGAGGCGCATCTCGAGGAGGGACGGCTCTACGCGTTCGGGTTCGACGACTTCGTCACGTTCGTTGCCGACGTGATCGATGGGGCCGGCGGTGACGCCGACGACGCGCTGATCGAAAACTTCGGATAG
- a CDS encoding 2-oxoacid:acceptor oxidoreductase subunit alpha, with product MAEDLNWAIGGEAGDGIDSTGKIFAQALSRAGRHVFTSKDFASRIRGGYTAYKIRTSVDDVQSVVDRLDILVALTQRTIDENLDELHEGSAVIYDGERSWEADVPDEVTAVDVPLKSLAEDAGGAIMRNVVALGAACEITGFDVGYLDESLEKRFGGKGSKIVENNKDAARLGQEYVQENYDLSHLGYDLETTDNDYVLLNGDEAIGMGALAAGCRFYAGYPITPATNVMEYLTGRIEEYGGHVVQAEDELSAINMALGGARAGARSMTATSGPGIDLMTETFGLVATSETPLVIVDVMRSGPSTGMPTKQEQGDLNMTLYGGHGEIPRFVVAPTTIAECFWKTVEAFNYAEKYQTPVYVVSDLALAVTEQTFPPEAFDMDEVEIDRGKLVDEDEVDEWLDAQDRFRAHAVTDDGISPRAIPGTTDGAHMSTGLEHDELGRRTEDEGERVRQVDKRNRKVETAKNEENWDYREFGDPDADNLVISWGSNEGALVEALDYLEEDGIDVRVISVPYIFPRPDLTGEIEAADETIVVECNATGQFADVIEHDVLTRVKRINKYTGVRFKADELATEITDKLSEEVPAQ from the coding sequence ATGGCTGAGGATCTCAACTGGGCGATCGGAGGCGAAGCCGGAGACGGTATCGACTCCACTGGAAAGATTTTCGCTCAGGCACTTTCCCGGGCCGGACGGCACGTATTCACCTCGAAAGATTTCGCCTCACGAATCCGCGGTGGATACACCGCCTACAAGATTCGTACTTCCGTCGACGACGTTCAAAGCGTTGTCGACAGGCTCGATATTCTGGTCGCACTCACCCAGCGGACGATCGACGAAAACCTGGACGAACTCCACGAAGGAAGCGCAGTCATCTACGACGGCGAACGGTCCTGGGAGGCCGACGTCCCGGACGAGGTGACTGCCGTCGACGTTCCGCTCAAGTCGCTTGCCGAAGACGCGGGCGGTGCGATCATGCGAAACGTCGTCGCCCTCGGTGCCGCGTGTGAAATCACCGGTTTCGACGTCGGATATCTGGACGAGTCGCTCGAGAAGCGATTCGGCGGCAAAGGCTCGAAGATCGTCGAGAACAACAAGGATGCGGCCCGACTGGGCCAGGAGTACGTCCAGGAGAACTACGATCTCTCGCATCTGGGCTACGACCTCGAGACGACGGACAACGATTACGTCCTGTTGAACGGCGACGAGGCGATCGGAATGGGCGCACTTGCGGCCGGCTGTCGCTTCTACGCCGGGTATCCGATCACGCCTGCGACGAACGTCATGGAGTACCTGACGGGACGGATCGAGGAGTACGGCGGGCACGTCGTTCAGGCGGAAGACGAACTCTCCGCGATCAATATGGCCCTGGGCGGGGCTCGAGCGGGTGCACGCTCGATGACGGCGACTTCCGGGCCGGGTATCGACCTGATGACCGAAACGTTCGGACTCGTTGCTACCAGCGAGACGCCGCTCGTTATCGTCGACGTCATGCGCTCCGGTCCCTCGACCGGGATGCCGACGAAACAGGAGCAGGGTGACCTGAACATGACGCTCTACGGCGGTCACGGCGAGATTCCACGCTTCGTCGTCGCACCGACGACGATCGCTGAGTGTTTCTGGAAGACCGTCGAGGCGTTCAACTACGCCGAGAAGTATCAGACGCCGGTGTACGTCGTCTCGGACCTCGCGCTTGCAGTAACCGAACAGACGTTCCCACCGGAAGCCTTCGATATGGACGAGGTCGAAATCGACCGCGGGAAGCTCGTCGACGAAGACGAGGTTGACGAGTGGCTCGACGCGCAGGATCGGTTCCGCGCTCACGCCGTCACCGACGACGGAATCAGCCCGCGTGCGATTCCCGGGACGACCGACGGCGCACACATGTCCACCGGCCTCGAGCACGACGAACTCGGCCGTCGAACCGAGGACGAGGGCGAACGCGTCAGACAGGTCGACAAGCGAAACCGCAAGGTCGAAACGGCCAAAAACGAGGAGAACTGGGACTACCGCGAGTTCGGAGATCCGGACGCGGACAACCTCGTCATCTCGTGGGGGTCGAACGAGGGTGCGCTGGTCGAAGCGCTCGACTACCTAGAGGAGGACGGCATCGACGTGCGCGTGATCTCGGTTCCGTACATCTTCCCGCGACCGGATCTCACCGGTGAGATCGAGGCGGCCGACGAGACGATCGTCGTCGAGTGTAACGCGACCGGCCAGTTCGCAGACGTGATCGAACACGACGTCCTTACCCGCGTGAAACGCATCAACAAGTATACCGGCGTCCGCTTCAAAGCGGACGAACTCGCGACAGAGATTACCGACAAACTCTCCGAAGAGGTGCCAGCACAATGA